A genomic segment from Streptomyces sp. NBC_00459 encodes:
- a CDS encoding nucleotide sugar dehydrogenase produces MPADLAVIGLGHLGLPLAQAAVAAGIPTLGYKTGPEAGSLTAAELRRMLSGGFRTAAGPAELGRVRTAVICAPTPRGADGTLDLSQVEAAARTLAARLRPHTTVILESPVQPGTTEEFLRPLLEEGSGLQAGRDFHLAYSPSRVDPGNRDFTPANTPKVIGGLTPACTESAAAFYSRLTDKVVRARGPREAETVQLLETNFRHVNIALVNEMAVLCHDLGVDLWDVIRCAETKPFGFQAFRPGPGVGGHATPQDLRGHTGHALRMVELAQQVNNHMPQYVIQRAATLLNEHGKSARGARVLLLGVTYKPDLADQQGSPAQEIAIRLMELGASVSYHDPHVPSWSVLDRPVPRADSLYEAAADADLTILLQQHRTYDLQGLSVKAQLLLDTRGATPTGAAHRL; encoded by the coding sequence ATGCCCGCAGATCTCGCCGTCATCGGACTCGGACATCTCGGCCTGCCGCTGGCCCAGGCCGCCGTCGCCGCCGGCATCCCCACGCTCGGGTACAAGACCGGCCCGGAGGCCGGTTCCCTGACGGCCGCCGAACTGCGCCGGATGCTCTCCGGGGGGTTCCGGACAGCCGCCGGCCCCGCCGAGCTCGGTCGTGTACGCACCGCCGTCATCTGCGCCCCCACCCCGCGCGGCGCCGACGGCACGCTCGACCTCAGCCAGGTGGAGGCCGCCGCCCGCACCCTCGCCGCCCGTCTGCGCCCGCACACCACGGTGATCCTGGAGTCGCCCGTACAGCCGGGCACAACGGAGGAGTTCCTGCGCCCCCTCCTCGAAGAGGGCTCCGGGCTGCAGGCGGGCCGCGACTTCCACCTCGCCTACTCCCCCAGCCGCGTCGACCCCGGCAACCGCGACTTCACACCCGCCAACACCCCGAAGGTCATCGGCGGCCTCACCCCCGCCTGCACCGAATCGGCCGCCGCCTTCTACAGCCGGCTCACCGACAAGGTGGTACGCGCGCGTGGACCCCGGGAAGCGGAAACAGTGCAGCTCCTGGAGACCAACTTCCGGCACGTCAACATCGCCCTCGTCAACGAGATGGCGGTCCTCTGCCACGACCTGGGCGTCGACCTGTGGGACGTCATCCGCTGCGCCGAGACCAAGCCGTTCGGCTTCCAGGCCTTCCGCCCGGGCCCCGGCGTCGGCGGCCACGCCACCCCCCAGGACCTGCGGGGCCACACCGGCCACGCCCTCCGCATGGTGGAACTCGCCCAGCAGGTCAACAACCACATGCCCCAGTACGTCATCCAGCGCGCGGCCACGCTCCTCAACGAGCACGGCAAATCCGCCCGGGGCGCCCGCGTACTGCTCCTGGGCGTCACCTACAAGCCGGACCTCGCCGACCAACAGGGCTCTCCCGCCCAGGAGATCGCGATCCGCCTGATGGAGCTGGGCGCCTCCGTCAGCTACCACGACCCCCACGTCCCTTCGTGGAGCGTCCTGGACCGCCCCGTCCCGCGCGCGGACTCCCTCTACGAGGCGGCGGCCGACGCCGACCTGACGATCCTCCTCCAGCAGCACCGCACGTACGACCTCCAGGGGCTGTCGGTGAAGGCGCAGCTGTTGTTGGACACGCGGGGGGCTACGCCTACGGGGGCGGCGCATCGGTTGTGA
- a CDS encoding glycerol-3-phosphate dehydrogenase/oxidase, with protein sequence MRTAALGPAQRAESLAAMAERELDVLVVGAGVVGAGTALDSVTRGLSTGLVEARDWASGTSSRSSKLIHGGLRYLEMLDFGLVREALKERGLLLERLAPHLVKPVAFLYPLQHQGWERLYAGAGVALYDAMSMARGHGRGLPGHRHLSRRHALRVAPALKKDALVGALQYYDAQMDDARYVATLVRTAAAYGAKVANRARVTGFLREGERVVGARVQDVEGGGEYEIRARQIVNATGVWTDDTQGMVGERGQFHVRASKGIHLVVPKDRIHSTTGLILRTEKSVLFVIPWGRHWIVGTTDTDWDLDKAHPAASSADIDYLLEHVNSVLAVPLTRDDVQGVYAGLRPLLAGESDATSKLSREHTVAHPVPGLVVVAGGKYTTYRVMAKDAVDAAVHGLDQRVAECVTEDVPLLGAEGYRALWNARARTAARTGLHVVRVEHLLNRYGSLAQEVLDLIAADPSLGEPLQAAEDYLRAEIVYAASHEGARHLDDVLTRRTRISIETFDRGTRSSREAAELMAPVLGWDKDQIEREVEHYDKRVEAERESQRQPDDLTADAARLGAPDIVPL encoded by the coding sequence ATGAGGACAGCGGCACTGGGACCGGCGCAGCGCGCCGAGTCACTGGCAGCTATGGCCGAGCGTGAGCTGGACGTGCTGGTGGTGGGCGCAGGCGTGGTCGGTGCGGGTACCGCGCTCGACTCCGTGACCCGCGGCCTGTCCACGGGCCTGGTGGAGGCCCGTGACTGGGCGTCGGGCACGTCGAGCAGGTCCAGCAAGCTCATCCACGGTGGTCTGCGCTATCTGGAGATGCTCGACTTCGGCCTCGTACGGGAGGCGTTGAAGGAACGCGGGCTGTTGCTGGAGCGGCTCGCTCCGCACCTGGTGAAGCCGGTGGCGTTTCTGTATCCGCTTCAGCACCAGGGCTGGGAGCGGCTGTACGCGGGGGCGGGCGTCGCGCTCTACGACGCCATGTCGATGGCGCGCGGGCATGGGCGGGGGCTGCCGGGCCACCGCCACCTGAGCCGCCGTCACGCCCTGCGTGTCGCGCCCGCCTTGAAGAAGGACGCGCTGGTCGGAGCGCTGCAGTACTACGACGCGCAGATGGACGACGCCCGCTATGTGGCCACCCTGGTGCGCACGGCGGCGGCGTACGGCGCGAAAGTCGCCAACCGCGCGCGGGTGACCGGCTTCCTGCGTGAGGGGGAGCGGGTCGTCGGCGCCCGGGTGCAGGATGTCGAGGGCGGCGGGGAGTACGAGATCCGCGCCCGGCAGATCGTCAACGCCACCGGAGTGTGGACCGACGACACCCAGGGGATGGTCGGTGAGCGCGGCCAGTTCCACGTCCGGGCGTCCAAGGGCATCCATCTGGTCGTGCCCAAGGACCGGATCCACTCGACGACCGGGCTGATCCTGCGTACCGAGAAGTCCGTGCTGTTCGTGATCCCGTGGGGCCGGCACTGGATCGTCGGGACGACGGACACCGACTGGGACCTCGACAAGGCCCACCCGGCCGCGTCCAGCGCCGACATCGACTATCTGCTGGAGCATGTGAACTCGGTGCTCGCGGTGCCACTGACCAGGGACGACGTCCAGGGTGTGTACGCGGGCCTGCGGCCACTGCTCGCCGGTGAGTCCGACGCGACCAGCAAGCTGTCGCGCGAGCACACCGTGGCGCATCCGGTGCCGGGGCTCGTGGTCGTGGCGGGCGGCAAGTACACGACGTACCGGGTGATGGCGAAGGACGCGGTCGACGCGGCGGTGCACGGGCTCGACCAGCGGGTCGCCGAGTGCGTGACGGAGGACGTGCCGCTGCTGGGCGCCGAGGGCTACCGCGCGCTGTGGAACGCCCGGGCACGGACGGCCGCGCGCACCGGCCTCCATGTGGTGCGCGTGGAGCACCTGCTGAACCGGTACGGCTCACTGGCGCAGGAGGTCCTCGACCTGATCGCCGCAGACCCCTCGCTCGGCGAGCCGCTGCAGGCGGCGGAGGACTATCTGCGGGCGGAGATCGTGTACGCGGCCTCGCACGAGGGGGCGCGGCATCTGGACGACGTGCTGACTCGGCGGACCCGGATCTCGATCGAGACGTTCGACCGGGGCACGCGCAGTTCCCGGGAGGCGGCGGAGTTGATGGCGCCCGTGCTCGGCTGGGACAAGGACCAGATCGAGCGCGAGGTCGAACACTACGACAAGAGGGTGGAGGCGGAACGCGAGTCGCAGCGCCAGCCCGACGACCTGACGGCGGACGCCGCGCGGCTGGGTGCGCCGGACATCGTGCCGCTCTGA
- a CDS encoding serine/threonine-protein kinase, whose translation MSEAERAGASRQDRSERLLAGRYRLGGVLGRGGMGTVWRAEDETLGRTVAVKELRFPGSIDEDEKRRLITRTLREAKAIARIRNNSAVTVFDVVEEDDRPWIVMELVEGKSLAEVIREDGLLEPQRAAEVGLAILDVLRSAHREGILHRDVKPSNVLMSEDGRVVLTDFGIAQVEGDPSITSTGMLVGAPSYISPERARGHKPGPAADLWSLGGLLYASVEGVPPYDKGSAIATLTAVMTEQLEEPKNAGPLRDVIYGLLTKDPAKRLDDAGARKMLNEVIHAPQHRPAEPEPVDATKVVPLPPVPGGSKRAGKGAESGSSAADSGPGSKRGEDAGERFRGAFRSVKKAAVAAGAGAGAAVRTKSADSAGTAGPSEGGGATGVGAGAGAAVSETAVSGSAAAAGSADEAAESGGARESGKPAGRAAQGAVVPGARDGQARDSAAQGGNAGTGGRSSGWPVVPPPDLPPRSVPRAPITDVVPKRTLVIIGVVVAVIVLGVVLALVLGGDKSTDSSADGAKSGGDKVTSTSSASAETKEDKDEGTRTDGGQSADATKSAEAGTGSGTEAGSGNSPSASASASGGSVGVSTYTSGQGFSIGLPAGWKYESTGAAGARFAGPDGQRLLVGWTTTPKSDPVADWKNQEQYMTRSQYVRIRIAKVDYRSWNTADWEFTYSEGGTKYRSVDRGFVVNGQLGYGLMYTAKASNWDSGLRKETWRTFTETFEPKS comes from the coding sequence ATGTCGGAGGCGGAGCGGGCGGGAGCATCCCGTCAGGACAGGAGTGAGCGTCTCCTCGCCGGGCGGTACCGGCTGGGAGGAGTCCTCGGCCGCGGCGGCATGGGCACCGTCTGGCGTGCGGAGGACGAGACGCTCGGTCGAACAGTCGCCGTCAAGGAGCTGCGGTTCCCGGGGAGCATCGACGAGGACGAGAAGCGGCGCCTGATCACGCGGACGCTGCGCGAGGCCAAGGCGATCGCGCGGATCCGCAACAACAGCGCCGTGACCGTCTTCGACGTGGTCGAGGAGGACGACCGGCCGTGGATCGTGATGGAACTCGTCGAGGGCAAGTCGCTCGCCGAGGTCATCCGTGAGGACGGGCTGCTGGAGCCGCAGCGCGCGGCCGAGGTGGGCCTCGCGATCCTCGACGTGCTTCGGTCCGCGCACCGCGAGGGCATCCTGCACCGCGACGTGAAGCCGTCGAACGTGCTGATGTCCGAGGACGGCCGCGTCGTCCTCACCGACTTCGGTATCGCGCAGGTCGAGGGCGACCCGTCGATCACCTCGACCGGCATGCTCGTCGGCGCTCCCTCCTACATCTCGCCGGAGCGGGCCCGAGGCCACAAGCCCGGCCCGGCTGCCGACCTCTGGTCGCTCGGCGGCCTGCTGTACGCGTCGGTCGAGGGTGTGCCGCCGTACGACAAGGGGTCGGCGATCGCGACGCTGACCGCCGTGATGACGGAGCAGCTGGAGGAGCCGAAGAACGCGGGCCCGCTGCGGGACGTGATCTACGGCCTGCTCACCAAGGATCCCGCCAAGCGGCTCGACGACGCCGGTGCGCGCAAGATGCTCAACGAGGTGATCCACGCGCCCCAGCACCGGCCGGCCGAGCCGGAGCCGGTGGACGCCACGAAGGTCGTGCCGTTGCCGCCCGTCCCCGGCGGGAGCAAGCGGGCGGGCAAGGGCGCGGAGAGCGGGAGTTCGGCTGCAGACTCCGGCCCCGGCAGCAAGCGGGGCGAGGACGCCGGCGAGCGGTTCCGCGGGGCGTTCCGGTCCGTCAAGAAGGCGGCCGTGGCGGCGGGCGCCGGGGCGGGGGCGGCGGTGCGTACGAAGTCCGCCGACTCCGCCGGAACTGCCGGTCCTTCCGAGGGCGGGGGAGCGACCGGGGTCGGAGCGGGTGCGGGGGCTGCGGTCTCCGAGACCGCGGTCTCCGGGAGTGCGGCTGCCGCCGGTTCGGCGGACGAGGCTGCGGAGAGCGGCGGTGCGCGGGAATCCGGGAAACCGGCCGGGCGCGCTGCTCAGGGGGCCGTTGTTCCCGGCGCCCGGGACGGTCAGGCCCGGGACAGCGCGGCGCAGGGCGGCAACGCCGGTACCGGTGGGCGGAGTTCGGGCTGGCCCGTCGTGCCGCCGCCGGATCTGCCGCCCCGGTCCGTGCCCAGGGCGCCGATCACCGACGTGGTGCCGAAGCGCACCCTGGTGATCATCGGAGTGGTCGTCGCGGTCATCGTGCTCGGTGTGGTGCTGGCCCTCGTGCTCGGGGGCGACAAGTCCACCGACAGTTCCGCCGACGGGGCGAAGAGCGGCGGGGACAAGGTGACGTCCACGTCCTCCGCCTCCGCCGAGACCAAGGAGGACAAGGACGAGGGCACCCGTACGGACGGCGGGCAGAGTGCCGACGCCACGAAGAGCGCGGAGGCGGGGACCGGCTCGGGCACGGAAGCGGGCTCGGGCAACTCGCCCAGTGCGTCGGCGAGTGCGTCCGGTGGTTCCGTGGGTGTGTCCACGTACACGAGCGGGCAGGGGTTCTCGATCGGACTGCCCGCCGGGTGGAAGTACGAGTCCACGGGTGCCGCTGGGGCCCGGTTCGCGGGGCCCGACGGGCAGAGGCTGCTCGTCGGATGGACCACCACGCCCAAGAGTGACCCCGTGGCGGACTGGAAGAACCAAGAGCAGTACATGACGCGCTCGCAGTATGTCCGGATCCGAATAGCGAAGGTGGACTACCGAAGCTGGAACACGGCCGACTGGGAGTTCACCTACAGCGAGGGCGGGACGAAGTACCGGTCGGTGGACCGGGGGTTCGTCGTCAACGGCCAACTCGGATACGGGCTCATGTACACCGCGAAAGCGTCGAACTGGGACAGTGGGCTGCGCAAGGAGACATGGCGGACCTTCACGGAGACGTTCGAACCGAAATCGTGA
- a CDS encoding protein kinase domain-containing protein, whose product MEEYAGRVLADRYRLPLPTSDEFEQSETRAFDTYSGQEVLVRQVPLPEVVEAEVLDADGLPDGFVARDGRRARSAATRSAATRRPSDPTVRRAIEAAQAAASIPDHPRLDQVFDVFAQGGSLWIVSELVPARSLESLLAEKPLTPYRAAEVAADVLMALRVLHAHGWVHRNITERTVLVCDDGRVMLTGLAAGAAEEALCGYDPVPGRHTPEVAGAPEDAKPAGGASTAVGVPGAGGRSGAGPSGGGGGYGVVGGTFAGSSGADAEAARRAAIEARTGAGSAGGRGGGGGYGQSPASSAGGPGVVRPQGLTGGGTGGQGRPDGGHGVVGGTFGGSSGADAEAARRAAIEARTGGGVPGAGVEASNSGSAGGERRALETGGDIRAARAGAIAAYRAGARAAARVQEAEQSGRTALPGARPPIEAAGDTGGGAYGTGVERGPATPPPGQIADPYGVRNPTAWTGGAAPATGVAGLGPQAGHTGQARTALSAGGSGAATSGVADSIPQQQQQPRPPGHAHPHAHPQDQPLPEDRTPGRPPGRWDGTAVADAPRRGPATALAAERARQARMSVVGAVTERWAPEQAGPVHENWQLAAPIGPATDLWALGALLFRAVQGHAPYPEESTAELVQLVCAEPPAFAEECGPLRPVVESLLRQDPTERLDFEELNGWLRSLVRSAPEPEAGAHVVAAPPTDPRRLPIVRRRGELVRRRRAGLPATGPHGRHKRARQEQRAPRRLGRNLLLLILLVLVAAIAYAMYFMPKAGSDGERTGSAGEVSAAPEQSADTPDASSEPRPEQTSPSDGKGNSASPSANSSSSPSSSSSETPPDTGPDAAAGFTVRTDPAGFRVAVANGWDRAGKNGRGQVVYSHGSFQLIVVPGRDTTKAYGADPMTYQREREYELQPFRDSTWATSSGMRTIEVGGRTMAEGQFTWQNGSGSEVFVRNLAIVVDGRYHVVQLRGPEAERDEVTRLYEQAAATYQPTG is encoded by the coding sequence GTGGAGGAATATGCGGGGCGGGTGCTCGCCGACCGCTATCGCCTGCCGCTGCCGACGTCCGATGAGTTCGAACAGTCCGAGACCCGGGCCTTCGATACGTACAGCGGGCAGGAAGTTCTGGTCAGGCAGGTGCCGTTGCCCGAAGTCGTCGAGGCCGAGGTGCTGGACGCGGACGGGCTGCCGGACGGTTTCGTGGCGCGGGACGGGCGTCGGGCCCGAAGCGCTGCCACGCGGTCCGCGGCAACCCGTCGGCCCAGCGATCCGACCGTACGGCGGGCCATAGAGGCCGCGCAGGCCGCTGCGTCCATCCCTGATCACCCACGGCTCGACCAGGTCTTCGACGTGTTCGCGCAGGGTGGCTCGTTGTGGATAGTGAGTGAACTGGTCCCGGCCAGGTCACTGGAGTCGCTGCTCGCCGAGAAGCCGCTGACGCCGTACCGCGCGGCCGAGGTCGCCGCCGACGTCCTCATGGCCCTGCGGGTGCTGCACGCCCACGGCTGGGTGCACCGCAACATCACCGAGCGCACGGTGCTCGTCTGCGACGACGGGCGCGTGATGCTCACCGGGCTGGCGGCCGGGGCGGCCGAAGAGGCGCTGTGCGGATACGACCCGGTACCCGGCAGGCATACGCCGGAGGTGGCTGGGGCACCGGAGGACGCGAAGCCCGCAGGGGGCGCGAGCACGGCTGTTGGCGTTCCGGGGGCTGGTGGCCGCAGTGGTGCCGGGCCTTCCGGTGGGGGCGGGGGATACGGGGTCGTCGGGGGTACGTTCGCTGGGAGTTCCGGGGCTGATGCCGAGGCTGCCCGGCGTGCCGCCATCGAGGCACGGACCGGCGCTGGTTCGGCGGGCGGGCGCGGCGGGGGCGGGGGGTACGGGCAGTCACCGGCTTCGTCGGCGGGTGGGCCTGGCGTGGTGAGGCCGCAGGGACTGACCGGCGGTGGGACTGGTGGTCAGGGTCGTCCCGACGGGGGTCACGGCGTCGTCGGGGGCACGTTCGGCGGGAGTTCCGGGGCTGATGCCGAGGCTGCCCGGCGTGCCGCCATCGAGGCGCGGACCGGTGGCGGGGTGCCCGGGGCCGGTGTCGAGGCGAGCAACTCAGGCTCCGCTGGGGGCGAGCGGCGGGCGTTGGAGACCGGGGGGGACATCCGGGCGGCGCGGGCCGGGGCGATCGCCGCGTATCGGGCCGGAGCCCGTGCCGCGGCCCGGGTCCAGGAGGCCGAGCAGAGCGGGCGCACCGCGCTGCCCGGCGCCAGGCCTCCGATCGAGGCGGCCGGTGACACCGGTGGCGGCGCGTACGGCACCGGTGTGGAGCGCGGTCCGGCCACTCCGCCGCCGGGGCAGATCGCCGACCCCTACGGCGTGCGCAACCCGACCGCCTGGACCGGTGGGGCAGCCCCCGCGACCGGGGTTGCTGGGCTCGGGCCACAGGCCGGGCACACCGGACAGGCGCGGACCGCTCTGTCCGCCGGAGGAAGCGGCGCCGCGACGAGCGGGGTCGCCGACAGCATTCCGCAGCAGCAGCAGCAGCCCCGGCCGCCCGGTCACGCACACCCGCACGCTCACCCTCAGGACCAGCCTCTGCCGGAGGACCGCACCCCCGGCCGGCCCCCGGGCCGTTGGGACGGCACGGCCGTCGCCGATGCCCCCAGGCGTGGACCCGCCACCGCGCTGGCCGCAGAGCGGGCGCGGCAGGCGCGGATGTCTGTCGTCGGGGCGGTGACCGAGCGTTGGGCGCCTGAGCAGGCCGGGCCCGTGCACGAGAACTGGCAGCTGGCCGCGCCCATCGGTCCCGCGACCGACCTGTGGGCGCTCGGCGCGCTGCTCTTCAGGGCCGTACAGGGGCATGCGCCCTACCCCGAGGAGTCGACGGCCGAGCTGGTGCAGCTGGTGTGTGCCGAGCCGCCCGCCTTCGCGGAGGAGTGCGGGCCGCTCAGGCCCGTCGTGGAGTCGCTGCTGCGTCAGGACCCCACCGAGCGGCTCGACTTCGAGGAGCTGAACGGCTGGCTGCGCTCCCTCGTCCGCTCGGCGCCGGAGCCGGAGGCAGGTGCGCACGTCGTCGCCGCGCCGCCCACCGATCCGCGTCGGCTGCCGATCGTGCGGCGCCGGGGCGAGCTGGTGCGCAGGCGCCGGGCAGGGCTGCCCGCGACCGGTCCGCACGGCCGGCACAAGCGGGCCAGGCAGGAGCAGCGGGCGCCGCGCAGACTGGGCCGCAACCTGCTCCTTCTGATACTGCTCGTGCTGGTCGCGGCGATCGCGTACGCCATGTACTTCATGCCGAAGGCCGGCAGCGACGGGGAGCGGACGGGTTCCGCCGGGGAGGTCAGTGCCGCGCCGGAGCAGTCGGCCGACACCCCGGACGCGAGCAGCGAACCGCGGCCCGAACAGACCTCGCCCAGTGACGGGAAGGGCAACAGCGCTTCCCCGTCGGCCAATTCGTCTTCGTCTCCGTCCTCGTCCTCGTCCGAGACACCGCCTGACACCGGGCCCGATGCCGCCGCCGGTTTCACCGTGCGCACCGACCCCGCTGGCTTCCGCGTAGCCGTCGCCAATGGCTGGGACCGGGCAGGGAAGAACGGGCGCGGGCAAGTCGTGTACTCGCACGGCTCGTTCCAGCTCATCGTCGTACCGGGCCGGGACACCACCAAGGCGTACGGCGCCGATCCGATGACGTACCAGCGGGAGCGGGAGTACGAGTTGCAGCCGTTCCGCGACTCGACCTGGGCCACGTCCAGCGGGATGCGGACCATCGAGGTGGGCGGACGGACCATGGCCGAGGGGCAGTTCACCTGGCAGAACGGCTCCGGCAGCGAGGTGTTCGTACGCAATCTCGCGATCGTCGTCGACGGGCGGTACCACGTGGTTCAGCTGCGCGGGCCGGAGGCCGAGCGGGACGAGGTGACCCGCCTGTACGAGCAGGCGGCGGCGACCTATCAGCCCACCGGCTGA
- a CDS encoding serine/threonine-protein kinase, which yields MQSQLLAGRYRLVDVIGSGGMGRVWRAHDELLHRAVAVKELTAALYVSDSEKAVLLARTRAEARAAARINHSAVVTLHDVLDHDGRPWIVMELVEGNSLADEVKDVGRVEPREAARIGLWVLRALTAAHAAGVLHRDVKPGNVLLSQDGRVLLTDFGIAQVEGDTTITRTGEIVGSVDYLAPERLRGEDPGPSSDLWALGATLYTAVEGRSPFRRTSPLTTMQAVVEDEPAEPRYAGPLGPVITALLLKDPAVRPGAAEAEQMLAEAAEGRRPRAAQQYVPTQHVGSVRSPAEGEVGTFRIAGAAAAVGSATAQQGTVVGHPAPGRPRRRGRVIALVAALVVLVVGGCGAVALHQWNQGSWMVGSAAPAAPSAAASASAAPSATAGAPSVPKGWVRVDDPAGFSLLLPEGWTRKEENGQIDYSPDGGEHFLRIAIDESPDFDDPYQHQLDLEKQLKRLSEYRRVTLGANVYRDRKGALWDFTWTALAKDSEFPGPRRAIEQAYLGRDGAEYVIYMSAPAADWATASEQFTTALRGWRPNSG from the coding sequence ATGCAGAGCCAGCTCCTCGCGGGCCGCTACCGGCTCGTCGACGTCATCGGCAGCGGTGGCATGGGCCGGGTGTGGCGTGCGCACGACGAGCTGCTGCACCGTGCCGTCGCCGTCAAGGAGTTGACGGCCGCACTGTATGTGTCCGACAGCGAGAAGGCCGTTCTGCTCGCCCGTACCCGGGCCGAGGCGCGCGCGGCGGCGCGGATCAACCACTCAGCCGTCGTCACCCTGCACGACGTGCTCGACCATGACGGCCGGCCGTGGATCGTGATGGAGCTCGTCGAGGGCAACTCGCTGGCCGACGAGGTCAAGGACGTCGGCCGCGTCGAGCCGCGTGAGGCTGCCAGGATCGGTCTGTGGGTGCTGCGCGCGCTGACCGCCGCGCACGCAGCCGGCGTACTGCACCGGGACGTCAAGCCCGGCAACGTCCTCCTCTCCCAGGACGGCCGGGTCCTGCTCACCGACTTCGGCATAGCCCAGGTCGAGGGGGACACCACCATCACCCGTACGGGAGAGATCGTCGGGTCGGTCGACTATCTCGCCCCGGAACGGCTGCGCGGCGAGGACCCCGGACCGTCCTCCGACCTGTGGGCGCTCGGCGCCACGCTGTACACGGCCGTCGAGGGCCGGTCCCCGTTCCGCCGCACCTCCCCGCTGACCACCATGCAGGCGGTAGTCGAGGACGAGCCGGCCGAGCCGCGGTACGCCGGTCCGCTCGGGCCCGTCATCACGGCGCTGCTCCTCAAGGATCCCGCCGTACGGCCCGGAGCGGCCGAGGCCGAGCAGATGCTCGCGGAGGCGGCGGAGGGGCGACGGCCCCGCGCGGCCCAGCAGTATGTGCCGACACAGCACGTCGGATCGGTGCGTTCGCCCGCGGAGGGGGAGGTCGGGACCTTCCGGATAGCCGGGGCGGCAGCGGCGGTCGGCTCCGCCACGGCGCAGCAGGGGACGGTCGTCGGCCATCCCGCCCCGGGCCGGCCGCGCCGCCGGGGTCGCGTGATCGCCCTCGTCGCCGCGCTGGTCGTGCTCGTCGTCGGTGGATGCGGAGCGGTCGCGCTGCATCAGTGGAACCAGGGGTCGTGGATGGTCGGTTCCGCCGCCCCGGCCGCTCCGTCCGCCGCTGCCTCCGCTTCAGCCGCGCCTTCCGCCACTGCCGGCGCTCCCTCGGTGCCGAAGGGCTGGGTGCGTGTCGACGATCCGGCCGGTTTCAGCCTCCTGCTGCCCGAGGGGTGGACGCGGAAGGAGGAGAACGGCCAGATCGACTACTCGCCCGACGGCGGCGAGCACTTCCTGCGTATCGCCATCGACGAGTCCCCGGACTTCGACGACCCCTACCAGCACCAACTCGACCTGGAAAAGCAGCTCAAGCGGCTCAGCGAGTACCGAAGGGTGACCCTGGGGGCGAACGTCTACCGCGACCGCAAGGGCGCACTCTGGGACTTCACCTGGACCGCCCTGGCCAAGGACTCGGAGTTCCCGGGGCCGAGGCGGGCGATCGAGCAGGCGTATCTCGGCCGGGACGGAGCCGAGTACGTGATCTACATGTCCGCACCGGCGGCCGACTGGGCGACCGCGAGCGAGCAGTTCACAACGGCGCTGCGAGGATGGCGGCCGAACTCCGGCTGA